The genomic region GGCAATTATATGAGCTTGAGGATAAGGGGCTTGTGACCGGCTCAGATGGTTTAAGGCGCAGGTGCTTCTCTCTAACGTGCCCAGCCTGTGAAATCTCTAAAGAGAATCTGAAACAAGCCCCGGCAAGATATTGGCGAGGCTCTATGCTGGCTTGCAGAGCCGTCGGAAGGCGCAGTAACCGCATTTACGAGCATCACCCACCCCTTTGGGCATCCTTTCGTTGGTTATGATAAGCCTCAACTCCTTCACGACATCCGCCAACGCCAGTTCCTTCCTAGCCAGGTAATCGGGATTCTCCGAAACAACCACCTCCACAGGCAGGGACCCAATGACCAGGTCGGGCTTTATTACGTCTGAGAAGCCGATCACCGTACCCTCGAGACTCGGCTCCACGGCGATAGGGATTGGGTAGCCGTCGTAGACCAGGTCCATTAGTATCCTCGAGGACGCCTCAAAGACAACCTTGCCGAAATCCACAAGGTCCTTCGTTAAGTCACTCAGCAACTGTGCCTTTAAATTGCTCAATTCCTCAATAACATCGCCGGCACCAACCCTATTGACTAGCCTAAGGGGTGTCAGGAATAACTCATGAAGCGCCCTACCAATACTCAGCGAATCATTAATCCTAGGCTGGAGCCTAAGCACCCTTCTCACATACACATCCCTATGGGTTGGGCAGGGACTGAAGGCCTCGGACACCGTGGGCAGGTACTCAAGGCTAACCTCCCTAACCTCCTGAGACCAACCACGAAGCTCCACAGGCAAATCCCCAACACCAAAAACCTTAACCCTATCAAGCAACCTACCAAGCACGAGAAAGACAATGAGCTAGGGAGTAAAAAACAGTCACATAATGCATTAATAAAAACATGGCATGCACGGTAACATGCGTGGTTTGGGGTGCATGCTTCATGGGGTTGTGCGTGATTTAAAATTGCACTGTGTGTATGGTTTCGTGCACACTCACCGTTTTACAATGCATAAAACACCATTAGAACAGGCTCGGCTTTTAGGAGTAGAAATTCCGTGGGAACAACAATTCAATTCCACTTAAACACCACAAGAACAAACACGAACCACAGCAATTAAGAGCAGAAAGACGTTCCAACGGCACCAAAAACACCAAGAAGAAAAACTTAAAAAAGACCAAAACAAACCAATGCACCGGAAGATTTCAATAGAATATTGAAAGATGTTGAGTGCACCTAACTCCCTGAGTAATTTAATCGCCTCGCTTGTATTGGAAGATTTCAATAGAATATTGAAAGTTCATTATCGAAATGCCATAATCTTCCGAATCCTGCTATTTGAGAGAAGATTTCAATAGAATATTGAAAGATTATCATTGATATTAGGTTTCCGTCTCTTTCGATGCTCTCGATTTCGTAGAAGATTTCAATAGAATATTGAAAGTAATGAGACGTGAACCTGTTTGGGGGGATAATGATGGAGTTGAAGATTTCAATAGAATATTGAAAGCCGTTGCAAAACCTTCCTCCAGTGTTATGAACCGCGAAACACCAGAAGATTTCAATAGAATATTGAAAGAATAGGTCGTGCGGGCTTAATGACGTGAGTATTAGTGCGTGCGAAGATTTCAATAGAATATTAAAAGTGTGGACCCATTGATTAATGTCTGCTCAGCTATTTTGTTGCAATACTGAAGATTTTAATAGAATATTGGGGATGAGGGTTTTGGTGGTTAGGGCGTTGTTTGGGTGTGGTGGGTCTTCTATGGTTTGGTGTGTGGGTTTTGTTGCGTTAGGGGTATAAATCCTTAGATGCTGTGGTGGTTTGTGTCCCTGATCTTCGTGTTTAATTTTGGTGTTAGGTCTTCATCACCCATTGTGCTCAGTGGGTTTACTGGCTCGGTGACCATGTCCATACTCCTCAATGTATTAAACACTATCGAGCCTGGCCTCGGTGATGAGGTTCATGCGAGGAGGGGTCCTAAGCCTGTCTCGGTGACGCCGTTCATGCGTGGTGGTAGGGTTTTGTTTAGGGGTGTTTACGTGGCGCCGCCTGGTGAGGAGTTGAGGTTTAGGGTTACGGTTGTTGGGGAGTCCCTGGGCCTTAAGCTCCTCAATGGGCTTGAGGGCGTTAGGGGCGTTAGGATTGGCAGTGTTGATGCGTCGCTTGAGGTCCTCGGTGTCGAGGTTTTTAGGGTTGATGATCTTTGGAGGGTTGGTGGTGATAGGTTTAGGATTGAGTTCCTGAGCCCCGTTAGGTTTGCCAAGAGGAGTACCATGGGTAGGAGGCGTAAAGTTAGGTTTGACTTCTGCCCGAGCATCGTGAATATACTGTTCACCACGGTGAACCACTACTCAAGCGTTGTTGGGGTTGGTGAGGGCTTGAGGTCCTGGCCATACCTACTCAGGTGGGCTTATAACTACGTGTACATGAGGGATTTGAGGGGTAGGGTTGTCGCCACGAGGCATGCGGGTAGGCCTGAACTGGGCTTCATCGGGTCTGTGGAGTTCGAGGTGAGGAGCAAGAGGCAGTCAAGGATTCAGCAGTTGTGGCACTTGCTGAATTATGCGGAGTTGATTAACGTGGGTACGGGAAGGAGCATGGGATTCGGAGTAATAAGAATAACAACAAACCAAGCACAAAAACAACACGAGGCGCAGGAACCACCGGTTGAGGAGCAGTAAGAGGTGTGGCCACCTCAATAACAAGGCCCATGAGGGTGCGGGAAAGGCAACTCCACATAAACTACATATAAAGTGCCGCCGGAACAACCATGTTGTTGAGTAATTGAATAATGCCGTGGAAACAGGTAATACCTATTTCGTGAGCATCGTGGGAACAAAGGTATGCCGTAAACGTTCATGAGGATTAATATTCCAGAGAAAATCAGGAGGAGGGTATGGGTAAAACTTATAAAAAACCTAATAAGTAACGTACCAGAAGATTTCAATAGAATATTGAAAGTCTTCCTAAGAAGCAGTGCCACGCCGGTTGGCAAGTAGCTGTATGAGAGAAGATTTCAATAGAATATTGAAAGACTGTATGTTTATCTGCACGCCACCACCCTGCTGAGTACAGAGGAAGATTTCAATAGAATATTGAAAGTCCTCAACTCCTTACCGCTGGCGTTGGGGAACATCACCCTAAGCAACGGAAGATTTCAATAGAATATTGAAAGTGGATTTCGCCATAGTCGCCAGGCACCATTGGCGCTATCACCTCCTCGAAGATTTCAATAGAATATTGAAAGGTGACGCCACTGAGCGGGGTCGTTAAGCCACTCCACACCATGGTCTTTAAGATTTCAATAGAATATTGAAAGTTGAGTTCAGCGCTGAACGCCTTATCTCGATTTTAATGGACATCGTGGGAAGATTTCAATAGGATATTGAAAGGGGGACCCGATTGGGCTTGGGCACGCAATGTACTCCTCGAGAAGATTTCAATAGAATATTGAAAGACTTCCCGGGCATGGAGTCGGTCATCGCGAGGGAACTGCCCGAGGAAGATTTCAATAGAATATTGAAAGATTAGGATCGGTAGTAGGGACACCACGATAGACGGCTCACTAAGTGAAGATTTCAATAGAGTATTGAAAGGTCTTTGTCGTGAAGTGAAGGTCAGTCTTTTACCATCACCTCACGCTATGAAGATTTCATTGAATATTAATAAGGAGAATTCGAGAGTGTCATTCCCTGGGTGTACTCATGGGTGTTTTTAGGGCTTTAATATGGGAATTGAATGGTTAATTTCACATTTGTATGCTATGGTTGGCTTCTCTGAGGTTTAAGTGGAGTATTGGAGAGGGAGTTGTTTGTTGTTGAGTTCCGTCATGTTGCATTATGATATAAGTATTGATGGGATAGCTGATGATTCTTTGCGTTATTTTAGGCATTTTAGTACTTCATCATCTATTGCTATGCAGTAGTCATCATCGCATTTCACAATCTTTGTGCAGTTCTTTAGTAACCCAGCATGGGCAATGAAGTTCCTCATATCCTCCTTACCCACGCATTTACATTGGCGGGGGAAGCCCTCATGACACATGGGTAGTATGATGTCTGAGTAATAATTGTCATAAACCCTCAAGCCCAGGTTCACAGCCTTAGAAATCGCATTGTACATGTCGTTCAATTCATCCTGAATTACGACCCTGGCAACATCACTAAGTTTATCAATCAATCTATGATTCATTAAGTCCCTGAGTTTTATCACACCTCCTCTACCCACTGCCTGTCTGAACACGTTATCCCCACACAGCACCTCCTCAATAAGTTTTGAATACACGTTGTATGGCTTTATATCGCCTTTATGTTCGTACTTGACCTTCCTCTCCCCATGATTTATCTCGGCGTCTACCTGAAAATTAATGTGATTCTCACGGCATGCACCGTTCCTACTTAGTACCTTTGGTATTACTGCCAATGCTCCGTAGGACAGTGCCTTAACGACTTCATCAGTTACCTCCTGAGGTAATACCAGTTGCCTCATATTTTCGTAGATTAACTTGATCACCTCAAAACTACCTGGCAGCGCATTGTACACCCTTATGAAAACCTCACCCGCGCCCTTTATCAGGGCTAGTGTGGCTATGTACCTGGTCATTTGATACGTGAGCGTTGGCATGAAGTTTATGCCGTGGGTAACGTCTAGGAATAAGTATAAACGCTCATCATCCGTAATTAAGTCCTTAATACTATTCCAAAGCCCAACGAGCAACTCACTGGCTATTAAATCTGGGCTATTCCCACCCGCGAACTCCCAATCACCTAATCGACCCCTGAGTGATGTCACCACAACCCTTACATTACGAGTATCACCCAGTAATTCCCTGACGATACACTCAATGTAGCCCTTCACTAAATCGCGCCACCCACTTAAATCGCCTACCCTGCTTGGCGGAGCCAACTTACTGCATTCATTATTAGCGCATAGTGAGTATTTCCTGGCGCACTCGACAGCCTTTGGATTTTGCTGTCCTGCCGATGCGGTTATTACGCTATCGAGCACGTAGATTACGTAAATATCAGCATTACTCATGCACTTGATTGAGGAATACGTATCCCTACACTCCCTCTCCCTTGAACCACATAAGTCCTCATCAGTGCATTTGTAGGAAACGGCTCTCCACTCCAGCGGGTTCCCCCACGTCGCTATGTAAACCCTCTTCACGCCGCCCATCACTAAGTCACCCGATAAGCCCAACCAACCTCCTGAACCACTCTCTAACCTCTACCTCACCATTCCTAATGTCTATCACACCACTCTCCCTAAGGTCCTCAGGGTCTAGACCGACTGACCTAAGCTCATCCAGTGTCGGTCTCCCGCTCAATGCCTTTACATACTTGCTGTCCAGGGTTATTGGTAGTATTGGTAGTTCCACGACCTCCCTAAACGTCTCGTGGGCATAGACCACCCTCCAAGCCCCAGCGAGTATGGCAACAACCGTTAGGTACGCTGACTCGGGCTTGAAACCACCCGTTGGGTTCACAACGACCTTATAACCATCCCTCCTCAACCTCACTATGTTGCTCACGAACCTATCCATCAAGTCCGTAAGCCCCTCCCTAAACCACTCAACGCCCCTACCGAAGCCCTTTAGGACAATTGGCTCATCAATGATTAGTGCGGAATACGCAGGTATGCCTATCAAGCCCCTGAAGTCTTCCTGAAACCTCCTTAAGTACTCCGTTATGGCCCTTGCGCAGAACCTGGAGGTCCCCGTGTCCGTTGGGTAGAACTGAAGTCTCAACTCGCTGATAACGTGTCTTGCGGGTAACGACTTGATAAAGGCAATTATGGAATTAAGCTCTGCACTGAAGCCAGCCGGGTCCTTGCTCAATGCCTTAACCGCGTCCTCGAGGACCTCACCACCCTTGGCAGACCACTCCTCGAACGACCTCTGCAGCTCATCATCAACGGGTAACCTACTGGGTGGTTTAGCCCTATTTCCGAAGACCTCCCTAGACCTCAGGGTTAGTTTGTCGATGTTTCTCTCGAGGTTTCCAAGGAGGCTTGTGCCCACGGTGGATAATACCGCGATTCTAAGGGGCATACTATGAGTATGCACTGCTCTCTCGTTTTAAGTATTTGGGATGCCGAGCCTTGAGGAGGCTATGCCGGATTTATTTGTTGGTTCAGTATTTTCGTGAATGCGTATAGCTGGATTATTGCGTGATACAGCTCTGGGCTCTTTGGCTCTGGTACTTTGAGTCTGTCCTTGGTTATTAATTCGGAATTCAGTCCATACCTCTGCCATAGCTCATGCGCCCTCCTATCCATGGTCAATAACTTCTTACCACTTAACGCTACCCTATCCGTGGTTGGTAATACTACATCGCACTCGTAAGGTGCCGTTGGCACGTACGCGGCATTCAGCCTCAATTGCTCGAAGGCAAGCTCCACGGCCTTTGCAAGTACGGGTCCACAGTCACGCTTCTTCTGGGTCGCTGCGTGGAGTACCTCCACCTGGACGCAGTACGGTATCTCCACCTTGACCGGCAGGTTATGTATACCATGGTATACCATGTTTGTATCGATTACGTAGTCCCCATCCTCAAGATCCATAACTCTAAAACCAAAGAAGTCAATTAACTGATCTACATCATCATAATCCCTATCACTTGCGCAGTTAAATATTGCCTCAATGAGTTTCCTTACCCTATCTACGTCCACAGTTTCGTCGCTGCTCACATCACGACTATAGGTTGGGTTAGTCCTTAACCTAATGCTTTCAACGAGGGTATCATCAATTAATAGCCTTAATTCACCTTTACTTAGTTCCAGCCTTAAACTATTGGGCTTCACGTTGCCGTCCGCGTATACGTGAGGTGTTGAAACTAAGGTATTTATTAGGCAGGAGATTCGGGCGACCTCCCTCTTTAGGTTCGAGTTTAATATATTTATGTTAAGGGCATCACCTCTAAATGTATCGACGAATTTATCGCAATTCTCAATCAACGTTTTTAGCGCCTCATTAGGAGGCTTATTATTTACCTTCACATTACCGAACAACTGAACCCACTGTAGCCACCTGGGTACTAATGGGTAGAATAGGTTTGTCCAGGGGCCGAATGGGAACATGATATGCATTATGGGGACTCCCTTCTGTGTTGCGAGCCTTGTCATGCATATTGCCATCCTAACAGACGCTGAAGATGGTATAACCACCGCATCGCCGTTAATCACCCCATTGAGATCCTCACAGCCCCTAAATAACAGCCTAACAGACCTAACGCCTCTCTCATTGAGTAGTTTTTCGATGAATTCGGCTGTGCGTTCTGCCCTTCTGAATCCTGAGTGGACGATGGTGACCTCAACGTCTGGCCCCAATAATTCATACGCCCTAAACACGGCTGATAAGGCCGATTCGGTGGTGTACGAAGGCGCGCCCACACCAATAATTAACCTCATAGCAATAGGCACATAAACCCATACTTAATTTTTACCTCCAACGAGCAAAGCAATGATTGCCCCTCCTTACACCTTAATTAGGGCGGCGTGTATTCAGTTGAAGGGCGTGGTATGAGGGTTTCAATGGTGTATCTTGACGGGATCGGTATTGTCGGGTCTGAGGTAAGTGTTAAGTTTATCCTCCGGTCCTTCCCACGTGTATTACCTCGTCTTGCCAAGTAGGTGCGGTGGTTCCTTGGCCACCGAGCACTTTGCCTTTAGGCCCGTGGAGTTTGGGGATTTCGCCTACGCATTCATTAGCGCCTTTAATGAGTGCGGCACCTTGCCTATGCTTCATATAGCCGGTGTCGGTAGGTTTATCATTAGTAGGGACCTGGGTGTTAGACTACTGGTTTGGCTTGGTGGGCAGGGGCATGCTAGGTTTAAGTTGCCTAACCTCTCAACTTTAACCCACCTAATTCCCCTCGCCAGGAGGATTAAGTGTAGTTTAGGCGTCTGCGACTTCTACGGTGACTTGACTCTCCTCGACCTGGCTAGGTTTAGGC from Vulcanisaeta distributa DSM 14429 harbors:
- the cas4 gene encoding CRISPR-associated protein Cas4, which produces MLGRLLDRVKVFGVGDLPVELRGWSQEVREVSLEYLPTVSEAFSPCPTHRDVYVRRVLRLQPRINDSLSIGRALHELFLTPLRLVNRVGAGDVIEELSNLKAQLLSDLTKDLVDFGKVVFEASSRILMDLVYDGYPIPIAVEPSLEGTVIGFSDVIKPDLVIGSLPVEVVVSENPDYLARKELALADVVKELRLIITNERMPKGVGDARKCGYCAFRRLCKPA
- the cas6 gene encoding CRISPR-associated endoribonuclease Cas6; this encodes MSLIFVFNFGVRSSSPIVLSGFTGSVTMSILLNVLNTIEPGLGDEVHARRGPKPVSVTPFMRGGRVLFRGVYVAPPGEELRFRVTVVGESLGLKLLNGLEGVRGVRIGSVDASLEVLGVEVFRVDDLWRVGGDRFRIEFLSPVRFAKRSTMGRRRKVRFDFCPSIVNILFTTVNHYSSVVGVGEGLRSWPYLLRWAYNYVYMRDLRGRVVATRHAGRPELGFIGSVEFEVRSKRQSRIQQLWHLLNYAELINVGTGRSMGFGVIRITTNQAQKQHEAQEPPVEEQ
- a CDS encoding CRISPR-associated DxTHG motif protein, whose amino-acid sequence is MGGVKRVYIATWGNPLEWRAVSYKCTDEDLCGSRERECRDTYSSIKCMSNADIYVIYVLDSVITASAGQQNPKAVECARKYSLCANNECSKLAPPSRVGDLSGWRDLVKGYIECIVRELLGDTRNVRVVVTSLRGRLGDWEFAGGNSPDLIASELLVGLWNSIKDLITDDERLYLFLDVTHGINFMPTLTYQMTRYIATLALIKGAGEVFIRVYNALPGSFEVIKLIYENMRQLVLPQEVTDEVVKALSYGALAVIPKVLSRNGACRENHINFQVDAEINHGERKVKYEHKGDIKPYNVYSKLIEEVLCGDNVFRQAVGRGGVIKLRDLMNHRLIDKLSDVARVVIQDELNDMYNAISKAVNLGLRVYDNYYSDIILPMCHEGFPRQCKCVGKEDMRNFIAHAGLLKNCTKIVKCDDDYCIAIDDEVLKCLK
- a CDS encoding putative CRISPR-associated protein, encoding MPLRIAVLSTVGTSLLGNLERNIDKLTLRSREVFGNRAKPPSRLPVDDELQRSFEEWSAKGGEVLEDAVKALSKDPAGFSAELNSIIAFIKSLPARHVISELRLQFYPTDTGTSRFCARAITEYLRRFQEDFRGLIGIPAYSALIIDEPIVLKGFGRGVEWFREGLTDLMDRFVSNIVRLRRDGYKVVVNPTGGFKPESAYLTVVAILAGAWRVVYAHETFREVVELPILPITLDSKYVKALSGRPTLDELRSVGLDPEDLRESGVIDIRNGEVEVREWFRRLVGLIG